The following coding sequences lie in one Hippopotamus amphibius kiboko isolate mHipAmp2 chromosome 7, mHipAmp2.hap2, whole genome shotgun sequence genomic window:
- the STON1 gene encoding stonin-1 isoform X1, whose protein sequence is MHLIGRTHTALITSEVISVACGPVWTSRGETCHSDDQGAAYLIHSQDHKLIPEMCSTNPGTWVTFDDDPTFQSSQKSKNFPLENQGICRPNGLKLNLSGPKEFPSGSSSTSSTPLSSPVIDFYFSPGPPSNSPLSTPTKDFPGFPGIPKAGTNVLYPIPESSSNSPLIPGAGSSLLPTKPTCLSHASLLPSDHSYIHPAPKVGLPDEMSPHQAESLGFQSDTPQFQYFREGCAFSSPFWKDEGSASQLTFDPPGSRKTFPSRDKEMHIDQKGLNQCSFNYICEKLEHLQSAENQDSFGNLSTQCLYAEDTASSFVPHMLFRSQPKAGWSFMLRIPEKKNMMSSRQWGPIFLKVLPGGILQMYYEKGLEKPFKELQLDPYCRLSEPKVENFSVAGKIHTVKIEHVSYTEKRKYHSKTEVVHEPDIEQMLKLGSTEYHDFLDFLTTVEEELMKLPAVSKPKKNYEEQEISLEIVDNFWGKITKEEGKLVESAVITQISCLCFVNGNMECFLTLNDLELQKQNECYFEKDPEKKGIDILDYHFHKCVKAQEFEQSGVIKFVPLDACRFELMRFKTLYSGEDLPFSLKSVVVVQGAYVELQAFVNMAPLVQRPSHANCLRSCDNIMIHFPVPSQWIKALWTMNLQRQKSLKAKMNRRACLGSLHEPESEPVIQVTVGSAKYESAYRAVVWKIDRLPDKNSSPDHPHCLSYKLELGSDQEIPSDWYPFATVQFGILDTCASRTEVRSLGVESDVQPQKHVHQRACYNIQVEIEKKWIKIDGEDPDKAGDCVTQ, encoded by the exons GGGCAGCGTATCTGATTCATTCACAAGACCACAAGCTGATCCCAGAGATGTGCTCCACGAACCCAGGCACCTGGGTCACATTTGATGATGACCCCACTTTTCAGTCTTCTCAAAAGTCAAAGAATTTCCCTCTGGAGAATCAAGGCATTTGTAGGCCGAATGGACTTAAACTGAACCTTTCTGGTCCCAAGGAATTTCCCAGTGGATCTTCCTCCACCAGCAgtacccctctctcctctcctgtcaTAGACTTTTACTTCAGTCCAGGACCTCCAAGTAACTCTCCTCTTTCCACACCTACCAAAGATTTCCCAGGTTTTCCTGGCATCCCCAAAGCAGGGACTAATGTGCTTTATCCTATTCCAGAATCATCTTCAAACAGTCCACTTATACCAGGAGCAGGTTCTTCCTTATTGCCTACTAAACCAACCTGTTTATCCCATGCTTCCTTATTACCCAGTGACCACTCATATATACATCCAGCTCCCAAAGTGGGTCTTCCAGATGAAATGAGCCCTCACCAAGCTGAAAGCCTAGGGTTCCAAAGTGATACTCCTCAGTTTCAGTATTTTCGGGAGGGCTGTGCCTTTTCAAGTCCATTTTGGAAAGATGAAGGCAGTGCTTCCCAGCTCACATTTGACCCTCCAGGAAGCAGAAAGACATTTCCATCAAGAGACAAAGAGATGCATATTGATCAAAAAGGCTTAAATCAGTGTTCATTCAACTACATCTGTGAGAAACTTGAGCATCTCCAATCAGCTGAGAACCAAGACTCATTTGGAAATTTGTCTACGCAATGTCTGTATGCTGAAGACACTGCCTCTTCTTTTGTCCCGCATATGCTTTTCAGGAGTCAGCCAAAAGCTGGATGGTCTTTCATGTTGAGAATTCCTGAGAAGAAGAACATGATGTCTTCCCGTCAGTGGGGTCCAATTTTTCTAAAAGTCTTACCTGGAGGAATTTTGCAAATGTATTATGAGAAGGGGTTAGAAAAACCATTTAAAGAGTTACAGCTCGATCCATACTGCAGGCTTTCTGAACCCAAAGTTGAGAACTTTAGTGTGGCGGGAAAAATCCATACTGTGAAGATTGAACATGTGTCTtacacagaaaaaaggaaataccaTTCTAAGACAGAAGTAGTTCATGAACCAGACATAGAACAAATGCTGAAGTTGGGGTCCACAGAGTACCATGACTTCCTTGACTTTCTGACCACtgtggaggaggagctgatgaagCTGCCAGCTgtttcaaaaccaaaaaagaactATGAGGAACAAGAAATTTCCCTGGAAATTGTGGACAACTTTTGGGGTAAAATCactaaagaagaaggaaaattggtTGAAAGTGCTGTGATAACTCAAATCTCTTGCCTCTGTTTTGTGAATGGGAACATGGAATGCTTTTTAACCTTGAATGACCTTGAGCTGCAGAAGCAGAATGAATGCTATTTTGAAAAAGACCCAGAAAAGAAGGGGATTGATATTCTTGACTATCATTTTCATAAGTGTGTAAAAGCACAAGAATTTGAGCAATCAGGAGTCATTAAGTTTGTACCTCTGGATGCCTGCCGGTTTGAGCTGATGCGTTTCAAGACTTTGTATAGTGGGGAAGATCTTCCCTTTTCCCTGAAGTCTGTAGTGGTTGTCCAGGGGGCGTATGTGGAGCTTCAGGCCTTTGTCAACATGGCCCCATTGGTCCAGAGACCATCCCATGCCAATTGCTTGAGATCCTGTgacaacataatgattcactTTCCTGTCCCATCACAGTGGATCAAGGCCCTCTGGACCATGAACCTCCAGAggcagaagtccctgaaagccaAAATGAACCGCCGGGCATGTCTGGGGAGTTTACATGAGCCTGAATCTGAACCAGTCATACAGGTCACTGTGGGGTCAGCAAAATATGAGAGTGCCTACCGGGCTGTGGTATGGAAGATAGACCGGCTTCCTGATAAAAATTCAA gtccCGATCATCCCCACTGTTTGTCATACAAACTAGAACTTGGATCAGACCAAGAAATTCCCTCTGATTGGTATCCATTTGCTACTGTTCAGTTTGGGATTCTTGACACCTGTGCCTCAAGGACAGAGGTCAGGTCTCTGGGGGTGGAAAGTGATGTCCAGCCACAGAAACATGTTCATCAGCGAGCTTGCTACAACATCCAG GTTGAAATAGAGAAGAAGTGGATTAAAATCGATGGAGAAGACCCAGATAAAGCTGGTGACTGTGTAACTCAGTAG
- the STON1 gene encoding stonin-1 isoform X2, whose product MCSTNPGTWVTFDDDPTFQSSQKSKNFPLENQGICRPNGLKLNLSGPKEFPSGSSSTSSTPLSSPVIDFYFSPGPPSNSPLSTPTKDFPGFPGIPKAGTNVLYPIPESSSNSPLIPGAGSSLLPTKPTCLSHASLLPSDHSYIHPAPKVGLPDEMSPHQAESLGFQSDTPQFQYFREGCAFSSPFWKDEGSASQLTFDPPGSRKTFPSRDKEMHIDQKGLNQCSFNYICEKLEHLQSAENQDSFGNLSTQCLYAEDTASSFVPHMLFRSQPKAGWSFMLRIPEKKNMMSSRQWGPIFLKVLPGGILQMYYEKGLEKPFKELQLDPYCRLSEPKVENFSVAGKIHTVKIEHVSYTEKRKYHSKTEVVHEPDIEQMLKLGSTEYHDFLDFLTTVEEELMKLPAVSKPKKNYEEQEISLEIVDNFWGKITKEEGKLVESAVITQISCLCFVNGNMECFLTLNDLELQKQNECYFEKDPEKKGIDILDYHFHKCVKAQEFEQSGVIKFVPLDACRFELMRFKTLYSGEDLPFSLKSVVVVQGAYVELQAFVNMAPLVQRPSHANCLRSCDNIMIHFPVPSQWIKALWTMNLQRQKSLKAKMNRRACLGSLHEPESEPVIQVTVGSAKYESAYRAVVWKIDRLPDKNSSPDHPHCLSYKLELGSDQEIPSDWYPFATVQFGILDTCASRTEVRSLGVESDVQPQKHVHQRACYNIQVEIEKKWIKIDGEDPDKAGDCVTQ is encoded by the exons ATGTGCTCCACGAACCCAGGCACCTGGGTCACATTTGATGATGACCCCACTTTTCAGTCTTCTCAAAAGTCAAAGAATTTCCCTCTGGAGAATCAAGGCATTTGTAGGCCGAATGGACTTAAACTGAACCTTTCTGGTCCCAAGGAATTTCCCAGTGGATCTTCCTCCACCAGCAgtacccctctctcctctcctgtcaTAGACTTTTACTTCAGTCCAGGACCTCCAAGTAACTCTCCTCTTTCCACACCTACCAAAGATTTCCCAGGTTTTCCTGGCATCCCCAAAGCAGGGACTAATGTGCTTTATCCTATTCCAGAATCATCTTCAAACAGTCCACTTATACCAGGAGCAGGTTCTTCCTTATTGCCTACTAAACCAACCTGTTTATCCCATGCTTCCTTATTACCCAGTGACCACTCATATATACATCCAGCTCCCAAAGTGGGTCTTCCAGATGAAATGAGCCCTCACCAAGCTGAAAGCCTAGGGTTCCAAAGTGATACTCCTCAGTTTCAGTATTTTCGGGAGGGCTGTGCCTTTTCAAGTCCATTTTGGAAAGATGAAGGCAGTGCTTCCCAGCTCACATTTGACCCTCCAGGAAGCAGAAAGACATTTCCATCAAGAGACAAAGAGATGCATATTGATCAAAAAGGCTTAAATCAGTGTTCATTCAACTACATCTGTGAGAAACTTGAGCATCTCCAATCAGCTGAGAACCAAGACTCATTTGGAAATTTGTCTACGCAATGTCTGTATGCTGAAGACACTGCCTCTTCTTTTGTCCCGCATATGCTTTTCAGGAGTCAGCCAAAAGCTGGATGGTCTTTCATGTTGAGAATTCCTGAGAAGAAGAACATGATGTCTTCCCGTCAGTGGGGTCCAATTTTTCTAAAAGTCTTACCTGGAGGAATTTTGCAAATGTATTATGAGAAGGGGTTAGAAAAACCATTTAAAGAGTTACAGCTCGATCCATACTGCAGGCTTTCTGAACCCAAAGTTGAGAACTTTAGTGTGGCGGGAAAAATCCATACTGTGAAGATTGAACATGTGTCTtacacagaaaaaaggaaataccaTTCTAAGACAGAAGTAGTTCATGAACCAGACATAGAACAAATGCTGAAGTTGGGGTCCACAGAGTACCATGACTTCCTTGACTTTCTGACCACtgtggaggaggagctgatgaagCTGCCAGCTgtttcaaaaccaaaaaagaactATGAGGAACAAGAAATTTCCCTGGAAATTGTGGACAACTTTTGGGGTAAAATCactaaagaagaaggaaaattggtTGAAAGTGCTGTGATAACTCAAATCTCTTGCCTCTGTTTTGTGAATGGGAACATGGAATGCTTTTTAACCTTGAATGACCTTGAGCTGCAGAAGCAGAATGAATGCTATTTTGAAAAAGACCCAGAAAAGAAGGGGATTGATATTCTTGACTATCATTTTCATAAGTGTGTAAAAGCACAAGAATTTGAGCAATCAGGAGTCATTAAGTTTGTACCTCTGGATGCCTGCCGGTTTGAGCTGATGCGTTTCAAGACTTTGTATAGTGGGGAAGATCTTCCCTTTTCCCTGAAGTCTGTAGTGGTTGTCCAGGGGGCGTATGTGGAGCTTCAGGCCTTTGTCAACATGGCCCCATTGGTCCAGAGACCATCCCATGCCAATTGCTTGAGATCCTGTgacaacataatgattcactTTCCTGTCCCATCACAGTGGATCAAGGCCCTCTGGACCATGAACCTCCAGAggcagaagtccctgaaagccaAAATGAACCGCCGGGCATGTCTGGGGAGTTTACATGAGCCTGAATCTGAACCAGTCATACAGGTCACTGTGGGGTCAGCAAAATATGAGAGTGCCTACCGGGCTGTGGTATGGAAGATAGACCGGCTTCCTGATAAAAATTCAA gtccCGATCATCCCCACTGTTTGTCATACAAACTAGAACTTGGATCAGACCAAGAAATTCCCTCTGATTGGTATCCATTTGCTACTGTTCAGTTTGGGATTCTTGACACCTGTGCCTCAAGGACAGAGGTCAGGTCTCTGGGGGTGGAAAGTGATGTCCAGCCACAGAAACATGTTCATCAGCGAGCTTGCTACAACATCCAG GTTGAAATAGAGAAGAAGTGGATTAAAATCGATGGAGAAGACCCAGATAAAGCTGGTGACTGTGTAACTCAGTAG